One Mycolicibacterium goodii genomic region harbors:
- a CDS encoding enoyl-CoA hydratase/isomerase family protein has translation MTENEDILVNVRDGVGILTLNRPKAINSLTAGMVAEIDRALHAWEHDDSVHTVLLTGAGERGLCAGGDVVALYHSAKAGGADARRFWYDEYRVNAYIGSYPKPYVAVMDGIVMGGGVGVAGHGSIRVVTDTTKMAMPEVGIGFVPDVGGTYLLSRTPGALGLHAALTGAPFSGADAIAMGFADHYVPHDKFADFTGSVVGDGVEKALSTYAVEPPASSLLEQRSWIDECYAGATVADILAALQDHDAAEARAAADLIATRSPVALSVTLAAVRRAADLDTLEDALRQEYRISCAAVKSHDFVEGIRAQLVDKDRNPKWSPASIADVTQADIDAYFVPADPDLTFEKENK, from the coding sequence GTGACAGAAAACGAGGACATCCTAGTAAATGTCCGCGACGGCGTCGGCATCCTGACGCTGAACCGCCCCAAGGCGATCAACTCGCTGACCGCGGGAATGGTCGCGGAGATCGACAGGGCGCTTCACGCGTGGGAGCACGACGACTCCGTCCACACCGTGCTGCTCACCGGTGCGGGCGAGCGCGGGCTGTGTGCGGGTGGCGACGTCGTGGCGCTCTATCACAGCGCGAAAGCCGGCGGCGCGGACGCGCGTCGATTCTGGTACGACGAATATCGGGTCAACGCCTACATCGGCAGTTACCCCAAGCCCTATGTGGCCGTGATGGACGGCATCGTGATGGGCGGCGGCGTCGGTGTGGCCGGGCACGGCAGCATCCGCGTGGTCACCGACACCACCAAGATGGCGATGCCCGAGGTCGGCATCGGCTTCGTCCCCGACGTCGGCGGCACCTACCTGCTCTCGCGTACGCCGGGCGCACTCGGTCTGCACGCCGCGCTCACCGGGGCGCCGTTCTCGGGTGCCGACGCGATCGCGATGGGCTTCGCCGATCACTATGTGCCGCACGACAAATTCGCCGATTTCACCGGGTCCGTCGTCGGCGACGGTGTCGAGAAGGCCCTGTCCACCTACGCCGTCGAGCCACCGGCCAGTTCCCTGCTGGAGCAGCGGAGCTGGATCGACGAGTGCTACGCGGGCGCGACGGTCGCCGACATCCTCGCCGCGCTGCAGGACCACGACGCCGCGGAGGCCAGGGCGGCCGCCGATCTGATCGCCACCCGCTCCCCCGTCGCGCTGTCGGTCACGCTCGCGGCGGTGCGTCGGGCCGCCGACCTGGACACGCTCGAAGACGCGCTGCGCCAGGAATACCGAATCTCCTGCGCTGCGGTGAAATCACATGATTTCGTCGAGGGCATCCGGGCACAGTTGGTGGACAAGGACCGCAACCCGAAGTGGTCGCCCGCCTCCATCGCCGATGTCACGCAGGCCGACATCGACGCCTACTTCGTTCCCGCAGACCCGGATCTGACGTTCGAGAAGGAGAACAAATGA
- a CDS encoding enoyl-CoA hydratase, translating to MSDFETILVTRTDRVATITLNRPKALNALNSQVMKEVTTAAAELDRDPGVGAIIVTGNEKAFAAGADIKEMAELSFADVFEADFFELWSEFAATRTPTIAAVAGYALGGGCELAMMCDILIAADTAKFGQPEIKLGVLPGMGGSQRLTRAIGKAKAMDLILTGRTIDAVEAERAGLVSRLVPADTLLDEALAVAQTIAGMSLSASRMAKEAVNRAFESSLSEGLLYERRLFHSAFATADQKEGMAAFAEKRAANFTHR from the coding sequence ATGAGCGACTTCGAGACGATCCTGGTGACCCGCACCGACCGGGTCGCCACCATCACGCTGAACCGGCCGAAGGCGCTCAACGCGCTCAACAGCCAGGTGATGAAGGAAGTGACCACGGCCGCAGCCGAACTCGACAGGGATCCGGGCGTCGGCGCGATCATCGTCACGGGCAACGAGAAGGCCTTCGCCGCAGGCGCCGACATCAAGGAGATGGCGGAGCTGTCGTTCGCCGACGTCTTCGAGGCGGACTTCTTCGAACTGTGGTCCGAGTTCGCCGCCACGCGCACGCCCACCATAGCCGCGGTCGCCGGATACGCCCTCGGCGGCGGCTGCGAACTCGCGATGATGTGCGACATCCTGATCGCGGCCGACACCGCCAAGTTCGGGCAGCCCGAGATCAAGCTCGGCGTGCTCCCCGGCATGGGCGGCTCGCAGCGGCTCACCCGCGCGATCGGCAAGGCCAAGGCCATGGACCTGATCCTCACCGGGCGCACCATCGATGCCGTAGAAGCCGAACGAGCCGGGCTGGTCTCGCGTCTGGTGCCCGCGGATACGCTGCTCGACGAGGCACTCGCGGTCGCGCAGACCATCGCCGGGATGTCGCTGTCGGCGTCGCGCATGGCGAAGGAGGCCGTCAACCGGGCGTTCGAATCGTCTCTTTCGGAGGGGCTGCTCTACGAGCGCAGGTTGTTCCACTCCGCGTTTGCCACCGCAGATCAGAAGGAAGGCATGGCCGCGTTCGCCGAGAAACGCGCCGCCAACTTCACCCATCGCTAG
- a CDS encoding CocE/NonD family hydrolase, translating into MPTNPDAAALDRPWRRPGAARYALSRLRGFVRAPVEVYEPVAGTVSVQRDVAVPTRDGTVLRVNVHLPANTTPVPVLLCAHPYGKDKVPVRKKRGDGYALPFQYRVLRQPARVRFSSLTTWEAPDPAWWTTQGFAVVNCDLRGAGKSGGVGSPLSDQEGEDVYDLVEWAAAQPWSTGAVAMIGVSYLAISQWKSAALRPPHLRAIVPWEGMTDPYRDLLHPGGIQETGFIKMWSRSLRETRLKYDLGKENSSRSHYDDWWRALVPALDRIDVPALICGSFSDNNLHSRGSIRAFEQIGSTERHLYTHRGGKWATFYSDDALQTQLAFLDRHLRGGTQQGLPRVRLEVRESRDRVVAVRDEPEWPLVSTRWTPLYLHDAGLRATPATDDSSISFDTRRAAARFGWTVPEDTELSGPMALRLYIGADAADVDLFVGVEKWDGNRYVPFEGSYGFGRDRVTTGWLRASMRALDESRSRPFEPVPAYTENRPLRPLEVVPVDIPLGPSSTLFRAGEQLRLVVAGRWLWPRNPLTGQFPAAYEQRSRGTCTLHWGAERRARLLVPVIGAS; encoded by the coding sequence ATGCCCACCAATCCGGACGCCGCGGCGCTGGACCGCCCCTGGCGGCGACCTGGCGCGGCGCGCTATGCGCTGTCCCGGCTGCGCGGCTTCGTCCGCGCCCCGGTCGAGGTCTACGAACCCGTCGCCGGAACCGTGTCCGTGCAGCGCGACGTGGCGGTGCCGACGCGCGACGGCACCGTGCTGCGCGTCAACGTGCATCTGCCCGCGAACACAACGCCGGTGCCCGTGCTGCTGTGTGCACACCCCTACGGCAAGGACAAGGTGCCGGTGCGCAAGAAGCGCGGTGACGGTTATGCGCTGCCGTTCCAGTACCGCGTGCTGCGCCAACCCGCCCGCGTGCGGTTCTCCTCGTTGACCACGTGGGAGGCCCCGGACCCGGCCTGGTGGACCACACAGGGCTTCGCCGTGGTGAACTGCGATCTGCGCGGTGCGGGGAAATCGGGCGGAGTCGGGTCGCCACTGTCGGATCAGGAGGGCGAGGACGTCTACGACCTCGTCGAGTGGGCGGCCGCGCAACCGTGGAGCACGGGCGCGGTCGCCATGATCGGCGTGTCTTACCTGGCGATCTCCCAGTGGAAGTCCGCGGCGCTGCGCCCACCGCATCTGCGCGCGATCGTCCCGTGGGAAGGCATGACGGACCCCTACCGCGATCTGTTGCACCCGGGCGGGATCCAGGAGACCGGATTCATCAAGATGTGGAGCCGCAGCCTCAGGGAAACCAGACTGAAATACGATCTCGGCAAGGAGAATTCGTCGCGCAGCCACTACGACGACTGGTGGCGCGCGCTGGTGCCCGCCCTCGACCGCATCGACGTGCCCGCCCTGATCTGCGGGAGCTTCTCCGACAACAACCTGCACAGCCGCGGGTCCATCCGAGCCTTCGAACAGATCGGGTCAACCGAGCGCCACCTCTACACCCACAGAGGCGGTAAGTGGGCGACGTTCTATTCCGATGACGCATTGCAGACCCAACTGGCGTTCCTCGACCGGCACCTGCGCGGCGGAACCCAGCAGGGTCTCCCCCGCGTGCGCCTGGAGGTGCGGGAGAGCCGCGACCGCGTCGTCGCGGTGCGCGACGAGCCCGAGTGGCCGCTGGTGTCGACACGCTGGACTCCGCTGTACCTGCACGACGCCGGACTGCGCGCGACACCTGCTACCGACGACTCATCGATCTCCTTCGACACCCGAAGAGCCGCAGCACGTTTCGGGTGGACCGTGCCCGAGGACACCGAGCTCAGCGGCCCGATGGCGCTTCGCCTCTACATCGGCGCCGACGCCGCCGACGTGGACCTGTTCGTCGGTGTCGAGAAGTGGGACGGCAACCGCTACGTCCCGTTCGAGGGCTCCTACGGTTTCGGCCGTGACCGGGTCACCACGGGTTGGCTGCGCGCATCGATGCGGGCTCTCGACGAGTCGAGATCCCGGCCCTTCGAGCCGGTTCCCGCATACACCGAGAACCGGCCGCTGCGGCCGCTTGAGGTTGTGCCGGTGGACATTCCGCTCGGACCGTCGTCGACGTTGTTCCGCGCGGGGGAACAGCTGCGGTTGGTGGTGGCAGGCCGCTGGCTGTGGCCGCGCAACCCGCTCACGGGCCAGTTCCCCGCCGCGTACGAGCAGCGGTCGCGCGGCACCTGCACATTGCACTGGGGTGCGGAGCGCCGGGCCCGGCTGCTGGTCCCGGTGATCGGCGCGTCCTGA
- a CDS encoding acetyl-CoA C-acetyltransferase, with protein MPEAVIVATARSPIGRANKGSLVDMRPDDLAAQMVKAVLDKVPGLDPRDIDDLIMGCGQPGGESGFNIGRAVAVQLGYDFLPGTTVNRYCSSSLQTTRMAFHAIKAGEGHAFISAGVETVSRFAKGSADGWPDTKNPLYSDAMKRSEEAAAGAEEWHDPREDGLLPDVYIAMGQTAENVALHTGISREDQDHWGVRSQNRAEEAINNGFFEREISPVTLPDGTVVSKDDGPRAGTTYEKISQLKPVFRPNGTITAGNACPLNDGAAALVVMSDVRAKELGLTPLARIVSTGVSGLSPEIMGLGPIEAVKKALANAKMTIDDIDLYEINEAFAVQVLGSARALGMDEDKLNVSGGAIALGHPFGMTGARITATLLNNLQTHDKTFGIETMCVGGGQGMAMVVERLS; from the coding sequence ATGCCTGAAGCCGTAATTGTCGCCACCGCCCGCTCGCCGATCGGCCGGGCCAACAAGGGATCGCTGGTCGACATGCGCCCCGACGATCTCGCCGCCCAGATGGTCAAGGCCGTACTCGACAAGGTGCCCGGGCTCGATCCGCGCGACATCGACGATCTCATCATGGGCTGCGGCCAGCCCGGCGGTGAGTCCGGTTTCAACATCGGCCGTGCGGTCGCGGTGCAGCTCGGTTACGACTTCCTGCCCGGTACGACGGTCAACCGGTACTGCTCGTCGTCGCTGCAGACCACCAGGATGGCGTTCCACGCGATCAAGGCCGGCGAGGGGCACGCGTTCATCTCCGCGGGCGTCGAGACGGTGTCGCGATTCGCCAAGGGCAGCGCCGACGGCTGGCCCGATACCAAGAACCCCCTATACAGCGACGCCATGAAGCGTTCGGAAGAGGCCGCCGCGGGTGCCGAGGAGTGGCACGATCCGCGTGAGGACGGCCTGCTGCCCGATGTCTACATCGCGATGGGCCAGACCGCCGAGAACGTGGCGCTGCACACCGGCATCAGCCGTGAGGACCAGGACCACTGGGGCGTGCGCTCGCAGAACCGTGCGGAGGAGGCCATCAACAACGGCTTCTTCGAGCGCGAGATCTCGCCGGTGACGCTGCCCGACGGCACCGTGGTGTCCAAGGACGACGGCCCGCGTGCCGGCACCACCTACGAGAAGATCAGTCAGCTCAAGCCGGTCTTCCGCCCCAACGGCACGATCACAGCGGGCAACGCCTGCCCGCTCAACGACGGCGCCGCGGCCCTCGTGGTGATGAGCGATGTACGCGCCAAGGAACTCGGGCTGACCCCGTTGGCCCGCATCGTGTCGACGGGTGTGTCGGGTCTGTCGCCCGAGATCATGGGGCTCGGGCCGATCGAGGCCGTCAAGAAGGCTCTCGCCAACGCGAAGATGACCATCGACGACATCGACCTCTACGAGATCAACGAGGCGTTCGCGGTTCAGGTTCTCGGCTCGGCCCGCGCACTCGGCATGGACGAGGACAAGCTCAACGTGTCCGGTGGCGCGATCGCCCTCGGCCATCCGTTCGGCATGACCGGCGCGCGCATCACCGCGACGCTGCTGAACAACCTGCAGACCCACGACAAGACCTTCGGCATCGAGACCATGTGTGTCGGTGGCGGTCAGGGTATGGCGATGGTCGTGGAGCGCCTCTCCTGA
- a CDS encoding TetR family transcriptional regulator: MVKRSARTTPGPRDDRGVLAARILAAARETFAESGWAGTTIRAVARAADVDPALVYHYYGSKEGLLDAATDPPQRWLDGVAATWQAEAADTGRAVLRLLLDSWADEEVGPVLRAILQTAAHEATTREKLRMVVERSLLGVFAAMGDDEHERLTRAGLVASQTIGFALMRYVWRIEPVASMTEDEVLDAIAPTLQRYIDGDIGPAGRVLTQRDSN, encoded by the coding sequence ATGGTGAAACGTTCTGCGCGCACCACACCGGGCCCCCGCGACGACCGCGGCGTCCTGGCCGCACGCATCCTCGCCGCCGCACGCGAGACGTTCGCCGAGAGCGGTTGGGCCGGCACCACGATCCGCGCCGTCGCACGCGCCGCGGACGTCGACCCTGCGCTGGTCTACCACTACTACGGCTCGAAAGAAGGCCTGCTCGACGCCGCGACCGACCCGCCCCAGCGCTGGCTCGACGGCGTGGCCGCGACGTGGCAGGCCGAGGCCGCCGACACCGGCCGGGCCGTGCTGCGGCTACTGCTCGACAGCTGGGCGGACGAGGAGGTGGGCCCGGTGCTGCGCGCGATCCTGCAGACCGCCGCGCACGAGGCGACCACCCGCGAGAAACTGCGGATGGTCGTCGAACGGAGCCTGCTCGGAGTGTTCGCGGCGATGGGCGACGACGAACACGAACGCCTCACGCGGGCGGGGCTGGTCGCGTCGCAGACCATCGGGTTCGCGCTCATGCGGTACGTGTGGCGCATCGAACCCGTCGCGTCGATGACGGAGGACGAGGTCCTCGACGCCATCGCCCCGACGTTGCAGCGCTACATCGACGGCGACATCGGACCCGCGGGACGGGTTTTGACGCAGCGTGATTCGAACTAG
- a CDS encoding alpha/beta hydrolase, whose translation MTDTDTTEGVDKPGGEPGPGRDEGKATGQDEAAAKPAWWIRHYTFFGTAVGLVFIWLSLTPSLLPRGPLFQGLVSGGAGAIGYGIGVFAVWLVRYMRSADSSPKAPRWAWIALVAVGIVGQILMIVYFHVWQDQIRDFMGVPRLRFWDHPLTAVLSIVVLYVLVEIGQLIGKLVRFLVRQLDRVAPPRVSAVVVVTLLLALSIALLNGVVVRFAMDAANKTFASVNDEDSPDFSAPTSPLRSGGPGSLVSWESLGHQGRVFVASAPTAEQLSAFNGAPAVEPIRAYAGLQSADGIKATAELAARELERTGGLDRQVVAVATTTGTGWINNAEAAALEYMYNGDTAIVSMQYSYLPSWLSFLVDKENARQAGQALFEAVDELIRERPEARRPKLVVFGESLGSFGGEAPFLALNNLVARTDGALFSGPTFNNTIWADLTRNRDPGSPEWLPIYDKGENVRFVAEAADLVRPEDPWSTPRVVYLQHASDPIAWWNTDLLFSKPDWLREPRGYDVSPHTEWIPVVTFLQVSADMAVAVDVPDGHGHVYVKDVANAWAAIMQPPGWTPEKTERLRPLLNNNESA comes from the coding sequence GTGACCGACACCGACACCACCGAGGGCGTCGACAAACCGGGCGGCGAGCCCGGGCCCGGGCGGGACGAGGGGAAGGCCACCGGGCAGGACGAAGCTGCGGCCAAGCCCGCCTGGTGGATCCGCCACTACACGTTCTTCGGCACCGCGGTGGGTCTGGTGTTCATCTGGCTGTCGCTGACGCCGTCGCTGCTGCCGCGCGGCCCGCTGTTCCAGGGGCTGGTGAGCGGCGGCGCGGGGGCGATCGGCTACGGCATCGGCGTTTTCGCGGTGTGGCTGGTGCGCTACATGCGCTCGGCGGATTCCAGTCCCAAGGCCCCGCGGTGGGCCTGGATCGCGCTGGTCGCCGTCGGCATCGTCGGTCAGATCCTGATGATCGTCTACTTCCATGTGTGGCAGGACCAGATCCGCGACTTCATGGGTGTACCGCGCCTGAGGTTCTGGGATCACCCGCTCACCGCGGTCCTGTCGATCGTCGTGCTCTACGTCCTGGTCGAGATCGGCCAGTTGATCGGCAAGCTCGTGCGGTTTCTGGTCCGCCAGCTCGATCGTGTTGCGCCGCCCCGGGTTTCCGCGGTGGTCGTGGTGACGCTGCTGCTCGCGTTGAGCATCGCGCTGCTCAACGGCGTGGTGGTCCGCTTCGCGATGGACGCGGCCAACAAGACGTTCGCGTCCGTCAACGACGAGGACAGCCCGGACTTCTCGGCGCCGACATCACCGCTGCGCTCGGGTGGCCCCGGCTCACTTGTCAGCTGGGAGTCGCTGGGCCATCAGGGCCGCGTGTTCGTCGCGAGCGCACCAACGGCGGAACAGCTTTCGGCGTTCAACGGCGCACCGGCGGTCGAGCCGATCCGCGCCTACGCCGGGCTGCAGTCGGCGGACGGGATCAAGGCCACCGCCGAACTCGCGGCGCGTGAGCTGGAGCGCACCGGCGGCCTGGACCGCCAGGTGGTCGCGGTGGCCACCACCACCGGAACCGGGTGGATCAACAACGCCGAAGCCGCCGCGCTGGAGTACATGTACAACGGTGACACGGCGATCGTGTCCATGCAGTACTCGTATCTGCCGAGCTGGCTGTCGTTCCTGGTGGACAAGGAGAACGCGCGGCAGGCCGGCCAGGCGTTGTTCGAGGCCGTCGACGAACTGATCCGCGAACGTCCGGAAGCCCGGCGGCCCAAGCTCGTGGTGTTCGGCGAGAGCCTCGGCTCGTTCGGCGGTGAGGCGCCGTTCCTGGCGCTCAACAACCTGGTCGCCCGCACCGACGGCGCGCTGTTCTCGGGCCCCACGTTCAACAACACCATCTGGGCCGACCTCACGCGCAACCGCGACCCCGGTTCACCTGAGTGGCTCCCGATCTACGACAAGGGCGAGAACGTCCGATTCGTCGCCGAGGCAGCCGATCTCGTCCGTCCCGAGGATCCGTGGTCGACGCCGAGGGTGGTGTACCTGCAGCATGCGTCGGACCCGATCGCGTGGTGGAACACCGATCTGCTGTTCTCCAAGCCGGACTGGCTGCGAGAGCCGCGCGGCTACGACGTGTCCCCGCACACCGAGTGGATTCCCGTCGTGACGTTCCTCCAGGTGTCGGCGGACATGGCCGTGGCGGTGGACGTTCCCGACGGGCACGGGCACGTCTATGTCAAGGACGTGGCCAACGCGTGGGCGGCGATCATGCAGCCGCCGGGCTGGACGCCGGAGAAGACCGAGCGGCTGCGCCCGCTTCTCAACAACAACGAAAGCGCCTGA
- the lpqV gene encoding lipoprotein LpqV, producing MRSYPWPSTRAARVAAVVVAAGLSLLTACGSDTQEGGPPAEPSSPGPTSATSSETPTPTAAPGEVAVSPGGVTTAVGAPAQSTEEEYFQACHAAKVWMDEKGGDPKAQIEPYLASLQAPDAAPGPGTYDTTWAELEPARQAAVIVAVQAAADDLCG from the coding sequence ATGCGCAGTTACCCCTGGCCCTCGACCAGAGCCGCAAGAGTCGCTGCGGTGGTGGTGGCCGCCGGACTGAGCCTGCTGACGGCATGTGGCTCAGATACCCAGGAGGGCGGCCCGCCGGCCGAGCCGTCCTCTCCTGGCCCGACTTCCGCGACGAGCTCGGAGACCCCCACGCCGACGGCCGCACCGGGCGAGGTGGCGGTGTCCCCTGGCGGGGTCACGACCGCGGTCGGCGCCCCCGCGCAGTCCACCGAGGAGGAGTACTTCCAGGCCTGTCACGCCGCCAAGGTGTGGATGGACGAGAAGGGTGGCGACCCGAAGGCTCAGATCGAGCCCTATCTCGCGAGCCTTCAGGCGCCCGACGCCGCGCCCGGTCCCGGCACCTACGACACGACGTGGGCCGAACTCGAACCGGCCCGTCAGGCCGCGGTCATCGTGGCGGTGCAGGCCGCGGCCGACGATCTGTGCGGCTAG
- a CDS encoding cysteine dioxygenase codes for MLTTASFGASTTVPAVSAPTRLRLPDLLNTTDRAADDVLSGRYDRLLRDLPSDERWYTRLDGNDELDVWLISWVPDRSTELHDHGGSLGALTVVSGALTESRWDGRVLRHRRLSAGSQAAFPLGWVHDVVRAQGPVVGPTLSVHAYSPPLTAMSYYEVTQQNTLRRSRTELTDAPEG; via the coding sequence ATGCTCACCACTGCTTCTTTCGGCGCATCCACGACCGTCCCCGCCGTCTCGGCGCCCACCCGGTTGCGGCTGCCTGACCTGCTCAACACCACCGACCGTGCGGCAGACGACGTGCTGTCGGGCCGCTACGACCGACTGCTGCGCGACCTGCCCTCCGACGAGCGCTGGTACACGCGGCTCGACGGCAACGACGAACTCGACGTGTGGCTCATCAGCTGGGTTCCCGATCGCTCGACCGAACTGCACGATCACGGCGGTTCGCTCGGTGCCCTCACCGTGGTGTCCGGCGCGCTGACCGAATCCCGTTGGGACGGTAGGGTGCTGCGGCACCGGCGGCTGTCGGCGGGCAGCCAGGCCGCGTTCCCGCTGGGCTGGGTGCACGACGTCGTGCGTGCCCAGGGGCCTGTCGTCGGCCCGACACTGAGCGTGCACGCCTACTCGCCTCCGCTCACCGCGATGTCGTACTACGAAGTGACGCAGCAGAACACGCTGCGCCGTAGTCGCACCGAACTGACCGACGCGCCGGAGGGCTGA
- a CDS encoding rhodanese-like domain-containing protein: MSRIDDILEAARARLDRLPAEDLPGALDDGAVLVDIRPAAQRAHEGEVPGALVIERNVLEWRCDPTSDAKLPQAVDDDVYWVILCSEGYTSSLAAAALLDLGLHRATDVIGGYHALVAAGQV; the protein is encoded by the coding sequence ATGAGCCGCATCGACGACATCCTGGAAGCCGCCCGGGCGCGGCTCGACCGGCTCCCGGCCGAAGACCTGCCCGGCGCGCTGGACGACGGTGCAGTGCTCGTCGACATCCGGCCCGCCGCGCAGCGCGCGCACGAGGGCGAGGTGCCCGGCGCGCTCGTGATCGAGCGCAACGTGCTGGAGTGGCGGTGCGACCCCACCAGCGACGCGAAACTGCCCCAGGCCGTCGACGACGACGTGTACTGGGTGATCCTGTGCTCGGAGGGCTACACGTCGAGCCTGGCCGCGGCGGCACTGCTCGATCTCGGGTTGCACCGGGCCACCGACGTGATCGGCGGCTACCACGCGTTGGTCGCCGCGGGGCAGGTCTGA
- a CDS encoding Bax inhibitor-1/YccA family protein, producing MRETSNPVFRSLPKTQDGYATFGTGAAGFGAQQVHAQQYAPEYLDKQQAGVARPLTIDDVVTRTGITLGVLSVVAAVSYFLVSGNPTLAAPFTLVGGLGGLVVVMIAMFGRKQDNPAIVLTYAALEGLFLGAVSFLLTFNIQGASAGGLISQAVLGTFGVFFGMLVVYKTGAIRVTPKFTRMMIAGLIGVVVLALGNFVFALFTDGAGPLRDGGPLAIIFSLVCIGLAAFSFLIDFDAADQMIRAGAPEKAAWGVALGLTVTLVWLYIEILRLLSYFNND from the coding sequence GTGCGCGAGACCAGCAACCCGGTATTCCGCAGCCTGCCCAAGACGCAGGACGGATACGCAACTTTTGGTACCGGAGCCGCAGGCTTCGGTGCGCAGCAGGTGCACGCACAGCAGTATGCGCCTGAGTACCTCGACAAGCAGCAGGCCGGCGTCGCCCGTCCGCTGACCATCGACGACGTCGTCACCCGGACCGGTATCACCCTGGGTGTGCTGTCGGTCGTGGCCGCGGTCTCGTACTTCCTGGTATCGGGCAACCCCACGCTGGCCGCGCCGTTCACACTGGTCGGTGGCCTCGGCGGTCTCGTCGTCGTGATGATCGCGATGTTCGGCCGCAAGCAGGACAACCCGGCCATCGTGCTGACGTACGCCGCGCTGGAAGGTCTGTTCCTCGGTGCGGTGTCGTTCCTGCTGACCTTCAACATCCAGGGCGCCAGCGCCGGTGGGCTGATCAGCCAGGCCGTGCTCGGCACGTTCGGTGTGTTCTTCGGCATGCTCGTCGTCTACAAGACCGGCGCGATCCGTGTGACGCCGAAGTTCACCCGCATGATGATCGCCGGTCTGATCGGTGTCGTGGTCCTGGCCCTCGGCAACTTCGTCTTCGCGCTGTTCACCGACGGCGCGGGCCCGCTGCGTGACGGTGGCCCGCTCGCGATCATCTTCTCGCTCGTCTGCATCGGTCTGGCCGCGTTCAGCTTCCTGATCGACTTCGACGCCGCCGACCAGATGATCCGCGCCGGTGCGCCCGAGAAGGCCGCCTGGGGCGTCGCCCTCGGCCTGACCGTCACCCTGGTCTGGCTGTACATCGAGATCCTGCGACTGCTGTCGTACTTCAACAACGACTAG
- the purT gene encoding formate-dependent phosphoribosylglycinamide formyltransferase, which translates to MTTIGTPLSPRATKVMLLGSGELGREVLIALQRLGVETIAVDRYDNAPGHQVAHHARTIAMSDADQLRALIEAERPDLVVPEIEAIATPVLEALEAEGVATVIPTARATRLTMDREGIRRLAAETLGVPTSPYRFCDSLDELRAAIDDQIGYPCVVKPVMSSSGKGQSKINGPDEVAPAWEYAMAGGRVSQTRVIVEGFVDFDYEITLLTVRARGADGNVETRFCEPIGHRQVGGDYVESWQPHPMPAAALERARQIAGAVTGDLGGQGVFGVELFVKGDQVWFSEVSPRPHDTGMVTMATQWQNEFELHARAILGLPVDTTLRSPGASAVIYGGVDAEGVVFDGVDAALRVPHTDIRLFGKPESFVTRRMGVALAYDADVEVARRNAVEAAGRVKPRAV; encoded by the coding sequence ATGACCACCATCGGAACGCCGCTGTCACCGCGCGCCACGAAAGTCATGCTGCTGGGCTCCGGTGAGCTTGGCCGCGAAGTGCTGATCGCGCTGCAGCGCCTCGGCGTCGAGACGATCGCCGTCGACCGCTACGACAACGCACCAGGGCACCAGGTCGCCCATCACGCCCGCACCATCGCGATGTCCGATGCCGATCAGCTGCGCGCGCTCATCGAGGCCGAGCGGCCCGATCTGGTGGTGCCCGAGATCGAAGCCATCGCCACCCCGGTCCTCGAAGCGCTGGAGGCCGAGGGGGTGGCCACGGTGATCCCGACCGCCCGCGCGACCCGGCTGACCATGGACCGCGAGGGCATCCGTCGGCTCGCCGCCGAGACGCTGGGCGTGCCGACCAGCCCGTACCGGTTCTGCGATTCGCTCGACGAGCTGCGGGCCGCCATCGATGATCAGATCGGCTACCCGTGCGTGGTGAAGCCGGTGATGAGCAGCTCCGGCAAGGGCCAGTCCAAGATCAACGGCCCCGACGAGGTGGCGCCGGCCTGGGAGTACGCCATGGCGGGCGGCCGGGTCAGTCAGACCCGGGTCATCGTGGAGGGTTTCGTCGATTTCGACTACGAGATCACGCTGCTGACGGTGCGTGCCCGTGGTGCCGATGGGAACGTCGAAACCCGGTTCTGCGAACCCATCGGACACCGGCAGGTCGGCGGCGACTACGTCGAGAGCTGGCAGCCACATCCGATGCCTGCGGCCGCCCTGGAACGTGCACGGCAGATCGCGGGCGCGGTGACCGGCGACCTCGGCGGCCAGGGCGTCTTCGGCGTCGAACTGTTCGTCAAGGGCGATCAGGTCTGGTTCAGCGAGGTCAGCCCGCGTCCGCACGACACCGGCATGGTGACGATGGCGACCCAGTGGCAGAACGAGTTCGAGTTGCATGCACGCGCCATCCTGGGCCTGCCGGTCGACACCACGCTGAGGTCCCCCGGCGCCAGCGCGGTCATCTACGGCGGTGTGGACGCCGAAGGGGTGGTGTTCGACGGGGTGGATGCGGCACTGCGGGTGCCGCACACCGACATCCGGCTGTTCGGCAAGCCGGAGAGCTTCGTCACCCGCCGGATGGGTGTGGCACTGGCGTACGACGCCGATGTGGAGGTCGCGCGCCGCAATGCCGTCGAGGCGGCAGGCCGGGTGAAGCCGCGCGCCGTGTGA